DNA from Acidobacteriota bacterium:
CCGTTGTTTTTTTCATACTTCCCCAAGGCTCTGGTAGGCAATTCTACCCAGCCCGGAATGGGTATTCTTTCCTATTGATCCGGGGGCGCCATATTATTGAATATACTTTCAGTATCAATATTTTTGCATCCCATTGTTTAAAAGATACTAAGGAGGAGATAATGGCGGCCGAACTAAAATTTGAGAAGGTCAACGGCATCGATCTTCACACTCTCGGAGGTACGATCGACGCCATCCGGAAGGATCCCGAACTGGGCAAATGCCGCTTCCGGGCCCGCAATCAATGGAAGGGGGACACCCTCAACCGCTCCGAGGTCACCGACTTCTACGGGGCGAAATCGGTGCAGAAGCACAAACAGGCGTTCGAGATGCACGCGGACGAGCCCCCGATCCTGGCGGGGGGCGACCGGGCGCCCAACCCGGTCGAACACCTGCTGCATGCCCTGGCCAGCTGCGTGACGACGTCGCTGGTCGCCCACGCGGCGGTGAAGGGGATTCAGATCAAGGAGCTGGAATCGGAACTGGAGGGGGAGATCGACCTGAACGGGTTCCTGGGCCTCGACCCCGACGTGCCCAAGGGCTACACCGACATCCGGATGAAGTTCAAGGTCAAGACCGACCACGAAAACCTGAAAATGCTCGAGCGCCTGGCCCGCTTTTCGCCCGTGTACAACACCCTCATCCACGGAGCCAGGGTCGATATCGCCATCGAACCCAAGTAGAGAATGATGGGGACAGTGGTGACTGTCCCCTATTCCTTGATGAGGAGCAGGGTGGTGGGGTCGAGCGCCACCTGGATCGGGCTGACGTCGGGGTTGTCGTGGTCCTTGAGCAGCCGCAGCTTGATCTGCGCGTCCTCCGGCTCCAGCGCGAGGATCACGTCGATGGTGTCCTCCAGGCGCGCCAGCGGCTCGGGAATCCCCCGCGCGTTTCGCTCCGAATCGCGGTGGATGACGGCCGACATCCAGAGTTCGCCGCCGATCTCGCCGGCGATCGAGCGCAGTTGGCCCATTTCCTCCGGCGTCGCCCGCTCGAAGTCGAAGCCGTCCAGGATCAGCGCGGCGGGGAAGAAATTCATCTGCTCGCCGATCCGCGCGACGGTTTCCCTCAGCCGGGCGACGGAGAAGCTGGAG
Protein-coding regions in this window:
- a CDS encoding OsmC family protein, translated to MAAELKFEKVNGIDLHTLGGTIDAIRKDPELGKCRFRARNQWKGDTLNRSEVTDFYGAKSVQKHKQAFEMHADEPPILAGGDRAPNPVEHLLHALASCVTTSLVAHAAVKGIQIKELESELEGEIDLNGFLGLDPDVPKGYTDIRMKFKVKTDHENLKMLERLARFSPVYNTLIHGARVDIAIEPK